One region of Baekduia soli genomic DNA includes:
- a CDS encoding phospho-sugar mutase — protein sequence MPSPATTVDADLAARVRAWIAGDPDPGDRAELQALLDVGDGPALADRFAAPLAFGTAGLRGPLQAGPSGMNRAVVRRAAAALAAHLGPGRRVVIGHDARHRSDVFARESAAVMAGAGLHAVLLPRALPTPVLAFAVRALAADAGVMVTASHNPPTDNGYKIYLGGPGDEGAQIVSPTDAEIEARIAAVGPVARIPLDPGFETAGEDLVTAYVTAICGLTTGDARDVLVAVTSLHGVGDETLRAAFARAGFAPPVAEPSQARPDPDFPTVAFPNPEEAGAMDRVLALGARIGADVVLANDPDADRLAVAVGDRVLTGDEVGRLLADHVLAHRPGPVATTIVSSAMLERIAEAHGVPVHRTLTGFKWLMRAAGGLVFAYEEALGYAVGPDVVRDKDGISAALLVAELAAAQRAAGRTLLDRLDDLERRHGVHATAQHVVRVQRPEQISRIMAALRAGPPAAVGPAAVERVEDLDRDGGPLPRADVLVLTLAGARIVVRPSGTEPKLKAYLEVVRPPGPDLAAQRAQAGTLLEALQEALAADLARRGG from the coding sequence ATGCCGTCGCCCGCCACGACCGTCGACGCCGACCTCGCCGCGCGCGTGCGCGCGTGGATCGCCGGGGACCCCGATCCCGGTGACCGCGCGGAGCTGCAGGCCCTGCTGGACGTCGGCGACGGCCCGGCGCTGGCCGACCGCTTCGCCGCCCCGCTGGCCTTCGGCACGGCCGGGCTGCGCGGTCCCCTGCAAGCCGGGCCCAGCGGCATGAACCGCGCCGTCGTGCGCCGCGCGGCGGCCGCCCTGGCCGCCCACCTCGGGCCGGGTCGCCGCGTGGTCATCGGCCACGACGCCCGGCACCGCAGCGACGTCTTCGCCCGCGAGAGCGCCGCGGTCATGGCCGGCGCCGGGCTGCACGCCGTCCTGCTTCCCCGCGCACTGCCCACGCCCGTCCTGGCCTTCGCGGTGCGTGCACTGGCCGCCGACGCCGGCGTCATGGTCACCGCGAGCCACAACCCGCCCACCGACAACGGCTACAAGATCTACCTCGGCGGCCCCGGCGACGAGGGGGCGCAGATCGTCTCCCCGACCGACGCCGAGATCGAGGCGCGGATCGCCGCCGTGGGCCCCGTCGCCCGGATCCCGCTGGACCCGGGCTTCGAGACTGCCGGCGAGGACCTCGTGACGGCCTACGTGACCGCGATCTGCGGCCTGACGACCGGCGACGCCCGCGACGTCCTCGTCGCCGTGACGTCCCTGCACGGCGTCGGCGACGAGACGCTCCGTGCCGCGTTCGCGCGCGCGGGCTTCGCGCCCCCGGTCGCCGAGCCCTCCCAGGCCCGCCCGGACCCCGACTTCCCGACGGTCGCGTTCCCCAATCCGGAGGAGGCCGGCGCCATGGACCGCGTGCTCGCCCTCGGCGCCCGGATCGGGGCCGATGTCGTGCTCGCGAACGACCCCGACGCCGACCGGCTGGCGGTCGCGGTCGGCGACCGCGTCCTGACCGGCGACGAGGTCGGCCGGCTCCTGGCCGACCACGTCCTCGCCCATCGCCCGGGCCCGGTGGCCACGACGATCGTGAGCTCGGCGATGCTCGAGCGCATCGCGGAGGCCCACGGCGTCCCCGTCCACCGCACGCTGACCGGCTTCAAGTGGCTCATGCGCGCGGCCGGAGGCCTCGTCTTCGCCTACGAGGAGGCGCTGGGCTACGCCGTCGGGCCCGACGTGGTGCGCGACAAGGACGGGATCTCGGCCGCGCTGCTCGTCGCCGAGCTGGCCGCCGCGCAGCGCGCGGCGGGCCGCACGCTGCTGGACCGCCTCGACGACCTCGAGCGCCGCCACGGCGTGCACGCCACCGCCCAGCACGTCGTCCGGGTGCAGCGCCCCGAGCAGATCTCCCGCATCATGGCCGCCCTGCGCGCCGGGCCGCCCGCGGCGGTCGGGCCCGCGGCCGTGGAGCGCGTCGAGGACCTCGACCGCGACGGCGGGCCGCTGCCCCGCGCCGACGTGCTCGTGCTCACGCTCGCGGGCGCCAGGATCGTCGTGCGCCCGAGCGGGACCGAGCCCAAGCTGAAGGCCTACCTCGAGGTCGTGCGGCCGCCCGGCCCGGACCTCGCCGCGCAGCGGGCGCAG
- a CDS encoding sulfocyanin-like copper-binding protein, producing MSILDRRRLPLAGACLATLAAGGLTACGGGSSSTAATPATSAASSPSAATTTAAATTAATTAAAAPAAATTGASSVAATLSEFKIVATPATARAGRVTFHVTNAGKVKHQFTVIATSKPAARVLSRHNPDDDIPGARGEIASIAPGASKTLVIKHLKAGHYAIVCALPGHYQAGMYTDFTVK from the coding sequence ATGTCCATTCTGGACCGACGACGCCTGCCCCTGGCCGGCGCGTGCCTGGCCACCTTGGCCGCCGGTGGCCTCACGGCCTGCGGAGGCGGCTCATCGAGCACGGCCGCCACGCCGGCGACGAGTGCCGCCAGCTCGCCATCGGCAGCGACCACCACGGCGGCGGCGACCACCGCGGCGACCACCGCGGCGGCGGCGCCTGCCGCGGCGACCACCGGCGCCTCCTCCGTGGCGGCGACGCTGAGCGAGTTCAAGATCGTCGCCACACCGGCCACCGCCCGGGCGGGACGCGTCACGTTCCACGTGACGAACGCCGGAAAGGTCAAGCACCAGTTCACCGTCATCGCCACGAGCAAGCCCGCCGCCCGTGTGCTCAGCCGCCACAACCCCGACGATGACATCCCCGGAGCGCGCGGCGAGATCGCGTCCATCGCGCCCGGCGCGTCCAAGACCCTGGTCATCAAGCATCTCAAGGCAGGGCACTACGCCATCGTCTGCGCCCTGCCCGGCCACTACCAGGCGGGCATGTACACGGACTTCACCGTCAAGTAG
- the ypfJ gene encoding KPN_02809 family neutral zinc metallopeptidase, translated as MRFRPGARLDTGQVQDARGGGRRGLAVGGGAGGLIIVVLLALLGVNGGGGGSGSDPFSLGVGEGSTTQAAELSSTCRTGSDANQREDCRIVGVVNSVQAWWGSAIDGYRTAPTRFFSGQTSTGCGAATSAVGPFYCPADQTVYIDLSFYSELRSRFGARGGAFAEAYVIAHEYGHHVQHLTGTDAKVGRDRQGATSGSVRLELQADCYAGVWAAHAVDTRFIEDLTQTDISDGLDAAAAVGDDRIQRQATGRVDPESWTHGSSAERQRWFQTGFDGGDARRCDTFTAGAL; from the coding sequence ATGCGCTTCCGCCCAGGGGCTCGGCTCGACACCGGTCAGGTTCAGGACGCCCGCGGCGGCGGACGCCGGGGTCTCGCGGTCGGCGGCGGGGCCGGCGGGCTCATCATCGTCGTCCTGCTCGCGCTGCTGGGCGTGAACGGCGGCGGCGGCGGCAGCGGCTCGGATCCCTTCTCGCTCGGCGTCGGGGAGGGCTCGACCACGCAGGCCGCCGAGCTCTCCTCGACCTGCCGCACGGGCAGCGACGCCAACCAGCGCGAGGACTGCCGGATCGTCGGCGTCGTCAACTCCGTGCAGGCCTGGTGGGGCTCGGCGATCGACGGCTACCGGACCGCGCCGACGCGCTTCTTCAGCGGCCAGACGTCGACGGGGTGCGGGGCGGCCACCTCGGCGGTCGGGCCGTTCTACTGCCCCGCCGACCAGACGGTCTACATCGACCTGTCGTTCTACAGCGAGCTGCGCTCGCGCTTCGGGGCCCGCGGCGGGGCGTTCGCCGAGGCCTACGTCATCGCGCACGAGTACGGCCACCACGTCCAGCACCTCACGGGCACCGACGCCAAGGTCGGCCGCGACCGCCAGGGCGCGACCTCGGGCTCGGTGCGGCTCGAGCTGCAGGCCGACTGCTACGCGGGGGTCTGGGCCGCGCACGCCGTCGACACCCGCTTCATCGAGGACCTGACCCAGACCGACATCAGCGACGGGCTCGACGCCGCCGCCGCCGTGGGCGACGACCGGATCCAGAGGCAGGCGACGGGCCGCGTCGATCCCGAGTCCTGGACGCACGGCTCCTCGGCCGAGCGTCAGCGCTGGTTCCAGACCGGCTTCGACGGCGGTGACGCGCGGCGCTGCGACACGTTCACCGCCGGCGCGCTGTAG
- a CDS encoding cupredoxin domain-containing protein, whose protein sequence is MSCFTKLLAAGAIAAGATAAMLAPAVASGPPARTAGVRGVVLKDISFMPATLRISRGTTVRWTWMDGDTPHNVTFAARHSATKKTGTYRVRFTRRGTFRYHCTIHPGMDGRIVVR, encoded by the coding sequence ATGTCCTGCTTCACCAAGCTGCTGGCGGCCGGCGCCATCGCCGCCGGCGCGACCGCCGCGATGCTCGCCCCGGCCGTGGCCTCCGGTCCGCCGGCGCGGACCGCCGGGGTGCGCGGGGTGGTCCTGAAGGACATCTCGTTCATGCCCGCCACGCTGCGCATCAGCCGGGGCACGACGGTGCGCTGGACCTGGATGGACGGCGACACCCCGCACAACGTCACGTTCGCCGCGCGCCACAGCGCCACGAAGAAGACGGGGACCTACCGGGTGCGCTTCACCCGCCGCGGCACCTTCCGCTACCACTGCACGATCCATCCGGGGATGGACGGACGGATCGTCGTCCGCTAG
- a CDS encoding isochorismatase family protein yields MDSIDVYRDRGFGGRSGAGRHPALVVIDLCNGFTDPESPLHCDCEEAVAATARLLEAARAAGAPVAFTSIEYDPAGERIAAAFIAKAPGLLTLAPGTRWIEIDERIAPAEGEPVLWKLFASGFYGTSLGALLASQGCDTVIITGASTSGCVRATVVDALQHGYRVIVPREGVADRARSAHEASLADIDAKYGDVVGIDEAVAIFTAAAAPAA; encoded by the coding sequence ATGGACAGCATCGACGTCTACCGCGATCGCGGGTTCGGGGGCCGCTCCGGTGCCGGCCGGCACCCGGCCCTCGTGGTCATCGACCTCTGCAACGGCTTCACCGACCCGGAGTCGCCGCTGCACTGCGACTGCGAGGAGGCCGTGGCGGCGACGGCGCGCCTGCTCGAGGCCGCCCGCGCCGCGGGCGCACCCGTCGCGTTCACCTCGATCGAGTACGACCCCGCCGGCGAGCGCATCGCCGCCGCGTTCATCGCCAAGGCGCCGGGCCTGCTGACGCTGGCGCCGGGCACGCGCTGGATCGAGATCGACGAGCGCATCGCGCCCGCCGAGGGCGAGCCGGTGCTGTGGAAGCTCTTCGCCTCGGGGTTCTACGGGACATCGCTCGGCGCCCTGCTGGCCTCGCAGGGCTGCGACACCGTGATCATCACGGGCGCCTCCACGTCGGGATGCGTGCGGGCGACCGTCGTCGACGCCCTGCAGCACGGCTACCGGGTGATCGTGCCGCGCGAGGGCGTCGCCGACCGGGCGCGCAGCGCCCACGAGGCGTCGCTGGCCGACATCGACGCCAAGTACGGCGACGTCGTCGGCATCGACGAGGCCGTGGCGATCTTCACGGCCGCCGCGGCCCCGGCCGCCTGA
- a CDS encoding SDR family NAD(P)-dependent oxidoreductase, with protein sequence MGGAACEGLAQRGFSVLVVDLDGDRAQATADRITAAGGTASSFAADVSDADAVAGYVAACVERYGAPRAFFNNAAFEGAIAPITEYPLDIFDRTMAINVRGVFLGLKHVIPAMRERGGSIVNVSSQAGIRGVPNLSAYSASKHAVVGLSRGAALEEAPGIRINCVCPGPTDTRMMADIEATVRAQGGDPSGFVDNIPVGRYGRPEEIAAFVVWLLAEAPEFLTGAVLPIDGGMTTP encoded by the coding sequence ATCGGCGGCGCGGCCTGCGAGGGCCTGGCGCAGCGCGGCTTCTCCGTGCTCGTCGTCGACCTCGACGGCGACCGGGCACAGGCGACGGCCGACCGCATCACCGCGGCGGGCGGCACCGCCTCGTCCTTCGCGGCCGACGTCAGCGACGCCGACGCGGTGGCCGGCTACGTCGCCGCCTGCGTCGAGCGCTACGGCGCGCCCCGCGCGTTCTTCAACAACGCCGCGTTCGAGGGCGCGATCGCGCCCATCACCGAGTACCCGCTCGACATCTTCGACCGCACGATGGCCATCAACGTGCGCGGCGTGTTCCTCGGGCTCAAGCACGTCATCCCGGCGATGCGCGAGCGCGGCGGCTCGATCGTCAACGTCTCCTCGCAGGCGGGCATCCGCGGCGTGCCGAACCTCTCGGCCTACTCGGCCAGCAAGCACGCGGTCGTCGGGCTCAGCCGCGGCGCGGCGCTGGAGGAGGCGCCGGGCATCCGCATCAACTGCGTGTGCCCCGGGCCGACCGACACGCGCATGATGGCCGACATCGAGGCCACGGTGCGCGCCCAGGGCGGCGACCCCTCCGGCTTCGTGGACAACATCCCCGTCGGGCGCTACGGCCGGCCCGAGGAGATCGCCGCGTTCGTGGTCTGGCTCCTCGCCGAGGCGCCGGAGTTCCTGACCGGCGCGGTGCTGCCCATCGACGGCGGCATGACCACCCCGTAG
- a CDS encoding NAD(P)-dependent oxidoreductase: MSASPAMPSIAMIGLGNMGSRMGGRLRDAGHVVHGSDVVDGRAAQLGLEPAAGTGAATAAADIVLLSLPSDAAIATAMAGPDGVIGAARPGQLVIDLSTATPGNAARWERELEARGAAFLDAGISGGPGGADAGTLTLMVGGRAELIERAQGVFDVIGSRVFHCGAAGAGHATKVVNNYLNGMNLAATAEALVVGVKAGLDPRQLLEVINASTGANWASEHRFPRIVEGDYIEGGLTNALMAKDLDLYLGLADALDVPAALGAACRTTFTVAMATGYRDRVSNTVVDAIGDLAGGVRVQPDGDRPKDTT, translated from the coding sequence GTGAGCGCCTCCCCCGCCATGCCGTCGATCGCGATGATCGGCCTGGGCAACATGGGCAGCCGGATGGGTGGGCGCCTGCGCGACGCCGGCCACGTCGTGCACGGCTCCGACGTCGTCGACGGGCGCGCCGCGCAGCTCGGCCTCGAGCCCGCCGCCGGCACCGGCGCGGCGACCGCGGCCGCCGACATCGTCCTGCTCTCGCTGCCCAGCGACGCCGCCATCGCGACGGCCATGGCCGGCCCCGACGGCGTCATCGGCGCCGCCCGGCCCGGGCAGCTCGTGATCGACCTGAGCACGGCGACCCCGGGCAACGCGGCGCGTTGGGAGCGCGAGCTGGAGGCCCGCGGCGCGGCGTTCCTGGATGCCGGGATCTCGGGCGGCCCTGGCGGCGCCGACGCCGGGACGCTGACGCTCATGGTCGGCGGCCGCGCCGAGCTGATCGAGCGCGCGCAGGGGGTCTTCGACGTCATCGGGTCGCGCGTGTTCCACTGCGGCGCGGCCGGCGCGGGCCATGCGACCAAGGTCGTCAACAACTACCTCAACGGCATGAACCTTGCCGCGACCGCCGAGGCGCTGGTCGTCGGCGTCAAGGCCGGGCTGGATCCGCGCCAGCTGCTCGAGGTCATCAACGCCAGCACGGGGGCCAACTGGGCCTCCGAGCACCGGTTCCCGCGCATCGTCGAGGGCGACTACATCGAGGGCGGGCTCACCAACGCGCTCATGGCCAAGGACCTCGACCTCTACCTCGGGCTCGCCGACGCGCTCGACGTGCCCGCCGCGCTGGGCGCCGCCTGCCGCACGACCTTCACCGTCGCCATGGCCACGGGCTACCGCGACCGCGTGAGCAACACCGTCGTCGACGCGATCGGCGACCTGGCGGGGGGCGTGCGCGTGCAGCCCGACGGCGACCGACCAAAGGACACGACATGA